A region from the Corylus avellana chromosome ca7, CavTom2PMs-1.0 genome encodes:
- the LOC132186594 gene encoding 1-aminocyclopropane-1-carboxylate synthase 1, whose protein sequence is MGLSKNHQLLSKIATNDRHGENSPYFDGWKAYDQNPYHPSKNRDGVIQMGLAENQLCFDLIEEWIRKNPKASICTAEGVNEFKNIANFQDYHGLPEFRQAVANFMGRVRGNRVRFDPDRIVMGGGATGANELITFCLADPGDVFLVPSPYYPAFFRDIGWRTGVQILPVDCDSSNGFVITKAALEAAYEKAQEDNIKIKGLLIANPSNPLGTVLDTETMRSLVSFVNEKNIHLVSDEIYSATVSGSPTFTSISEIIEGMECNRDLIHIVYSLSKDMGLPGFRVGIVYSYNDAVVSCARKMSSFGLVSSQTQHLLASMLSDEEFVGKFLSESSKRLAKRRSMFTEGLEEVEISCLKSNAGLFVWMDLRRLLEKQTFEDELVLWRVIINQVKLNVSPGSSFNCSEPGWFRVCFANMDDDTVEVALERIRTFVRQAKKGKAQVKNKRLQNNLKLSFSSRRYDESVMSPHMMSPHSPISLSPLVRAKN, encoded by the exons ATGGGGTTGAGTAAGAATCACCAACTTTTGTCTAAAATTGCAACCAACGACCGACATGGTGAGAATTCTCCTTACTTCGATGGATGGAAGGCGTATGATCAGAACCCTTATCACCCTTCTAAAAATCGAGATGGAGTTATCCAGATGGGGCTTGCAGAAAATCAG CTTTGCTTTGATTTGATTGAAGAGTGGATTAGGAAAAATCCTAAAGCTTCCATTTGCACAGCTGAAGGAGTGAATGAGTTCAAGAATATTGCTAACTTTCAGGATTATCATGGCTTGCCGGAGTTTAGAcaa GCTGTGGCGAACTTTATGGGGAGAGTAAGAGGCAACAGGGTCAGATTTGATCCTGACCGTATAGTCATGGGCGGCGGAGCTACCGGAGCAAACGAGCTAATCACCTTCTGTTTGGCGGATCCCGGGGATGTTTTCCTTGTACCCTCACCTTATTATCCAGC ATTTTTCAGGGACATCGGATGGCGAACTGGGGTGCAGATACTTCCCGTTGATTGCGACAGCTCGAATGGGTTCGTAATAACAAAAGCAGCGCTAGAAGCAGCATATGAAAAGGCCCAAGAAGACAACATCAAGATCAAGGGCTTGCTCATTGCCAACCCATCAAACCCTCTGGGCACTGTTCTAGACACTGAGACAATGAGAAGCCTGGTGAGCTTCGTAAACGAAAAGAACATCCATTTAGTATCTGACGAAATATATTCAGCCACTGTCTCCGGCTCCCCGACATTCACAAGCATTTCCGAAATCATAGAAGGAATGGAATGCAACCGCGATCTCATTCACATTGTTTACAGCTTGTCGAAAGACATGGGCCTCCCTGGCTTCAGGGTGGGCATAGTTTACTCTTACAATGACGCTGTCGTGAGCTGCGCCCGGAAAATGTCGAGCTTCGGATTAGTTTCCTCGCAAACTCAACACCTCCTTGCTTCAATGCTGTCGGACGAGGAGTTTGTCGGGAAGTTTCTGTCGGAGAGCTCGAAGAGGCTGGCGAAGAGGCGCAGCATGTTCACCGAGGGGCTTGAGGAGGTGGAGATTTCTTGCTTGAAAAGCAATGCTGGGCTTTTTGTTTGGATGGATTTGCGTAGGCTCCTTGAAAAACAGACGTTTGAGGATGAGCTGGTGCTATGGCGGGTGATTATCAACCAGGTGAAGCTTAATGTTTCTCCGGGGTCTTCGTTCAATTGCTCGGAGCCCGGCTGGTTTAGGGTTTGCTTCGCCAATATGGACGACGACACCGTGGAAGTTGCGCTTGAAAGAATCCGAACATTTGTACGTCAAGCGAAAAAAGGAAAGGCGCAGGTGAAAAACAAACGTTTGCAAAACAATCTTAAGCTTAGCTTCTCCTCTAGAAGATACGATGAGAGTGTTATGTCTCCACACATGATGTCCCCTCACTCgccaatttctctctctccgctTGTCCGAGCAAAGAATTAA
- the LOC132186250 gene encoding uncharacterized protein LOC132186250 — MVGGTSFAKTICSICYEDLKPIVEDIQAISICGHVFHELCLQQWFEYCSNSKKCTCPVCKQLCSANNASRLYFQSVGDSNDTVLTQKPINCEKDTEELCRELKRLETKVSGLTSVLERQVKELEEVNEELCSCKEQAKREAALKNDALKQRTSMQQLLHLKSQELDKSTSECLRLQERNMGLAKELAAFKLVSDLDLDEEEVLKLASFGNAANNKDTIDILRKSLVVRNRSYKELMAKCNLLGRGEARFCRKLEKSKEKTNKLKTRLQELETALEVKDNEVLRSLKASKKNRCKGVIQNGVNSSSNSNSLPANDFSSQDQEKQLSAPMLNSVQTGSLTSNPSCSRKLENFSFTNNMDVNYTEKATSSMALNKERDEYFLIDEDDSKFSTAPLGLSDPNAKYQTSEDITGQKSTPLRSQVASDMSKEIRVHGLDNLVEHSGSRSGISNDMGKTPAALDEDVTLLLDDVIEVEPPTLNIRKESPSPLPLSEPGGICFSGGLLGPDGTHRYLGKWCKRSQSNGSLAKQGSYTGNLIAAGADGRGGRIKVLRSPNQSSLDGKETSVGAKRCKYGAKTSRLQSQGCLQIEHFFGKG, encoded by the exons atggtcGGTGGCACCTCCTTTGCCAAGACCATTTGCTCGATCTGCTACGAAGATCTCAAGCCCATTGTTGAAGATATCCAAGCCATCTCCATTTGTGGCCATGTCTTCCACGAGCtctg TCTACAGCAGTGGTTCGAGTACTGTTCGAACTCGAAGAAATGTACCTGCCCCGTGTGCAAGCAGCTTTGCTCGGCAAACAATGCCAGTCGTCTCTATTTTCAGTCCGTTGGGGACTCGAACGATACGGTCCTCACTCAGAAGCCGATCAATTGCGAGAAAGACACCGAAGAGTTGTGCAGGGAACTTAAGAGATTGGAGACAAAGGTGTCAGGGCTTACTTCGGTTTTAGAGCGCCAGGTGAAGGAGCTCGAAGAGGTCAATGAGGAG CTTTGTTCTTGTAAAGAGCAGGCAAAAAGGGAAGCAGCATTAAAGAATGACGCCCTGAAACAAAGAACATCCATGCAACAGCTACTTCATCTGAAATCTCAG GAGCTTGATAAATCAACTTCGGAATGTTTGAGGTTGCAAGAAAGGAATATGGGCTTGGCCAAAGAGCTTGCAGCATTCAAATT GGTTTCTGATCTGGATCTCGATGAAGAGGAGGTTTTAAAGCTTGCCTCTTTTGGTAATGCTGCCAACAACAAAGATACCATAGACATTCTACGGAAATCCTTAGTAGTGCGTAATAG GAGTTACAAAGAATTGATGGCAAAGTGCAACCTCCTTGGAAGAGGAGAGGCTCGCTTTTGCAGAAAACTTGAGAAGTCTAAAGAGAAGACTAATAAATTAAAG ACAAGGCTACAAGAATTGGAGACAGCTCTCGAAGTGAAAGATAACGAAGTTTTGAGGTCTCTAAAAGCTTCAAAGAAAAATAGATGCAAAGGGGTTATTCAAAATGGTGTGAATAGTAGCTCTAATTCTAATTCTTTGCCCGCCAATGATTTTTCATCGCAAGATCAAGAGAAACAACTTTCTGCACCCATGCTTAATTCAGTTCAGACAGGAAGCTTGACTAGTAATCCATCGTGTTCTAGGAAACTGGAAAACTTCAGTTTCACTAACAATATGGATGTAAATTATACTGAAAAAGCTACTAGCTCCATGGCtctaaataaagagagagatgaaTACTTCTTAATAGATGAGGATGATTCAAAATTTTCTACAGCTCCACTTGGACTTTCAGATCCTAATGCTAAATATCAAACCAGTGAAGATATAACTGGGCAGAAGTCCACTCCATTGAGGTCACAGGTAGCTTCTGACATGAGCAAAGAAATTAGAGTGCATGGACTAGATAATCTGGTAGAACATTCGGGTTCAAGAAGTGGTATCAGTAATGATATGGGAAAGACTCCTGCTGCCCTGGACGAGGATGTGACATTGCTTCTTGATGATGTTATAGAAGTTGAGCCACCCACGCTTAACATTAGAAAGGAGTCTCCATCCCCACTACCACTTTCTGAACCAG GGGGTATATGTTTTTCTGGCGGATTGCTTGGCCCAGATGGAACACACAGGTATCTGGGTAAATGGTGCAAGCGGAGCCAAAGCAATGGATCATTAGCAAAGCAAGGTTCATATACGGGTAACCTGATTGCTGCTGGAGCTGATGGGAGAGGTGGTAGAATCAAGGTTCTGAGGTCTCCAAACCAATCTTCACTG GATGGTAAGGAGACTTCAGTGGGAGCAAAGAGGTGCAAGTATGGAGCTAAGACAAGTCGCTTGCAGTCACAAGGGTGCTTACAAATAGAACATTTCTTTGGAAAGGGCTAG